Sequence from the Saccharopolyspora pogona genome:
CGAGGCTGGAGGCGTAGCCCTCGTTGCACACCAGGACGACCGGGCGGTCGGGGTGCAGGCCGTCCAGGCGGTGGCCGCCGGCCGGGTCCAGGCGCCACTCCAGAACGATCCGCTCCACGGTCAGCGCACCCGGGATCTCGCCTTCGACGAGCCGGTCAGACTGTGGCCGGATGTCGATGATCAGGCCGCCTTCCTGCTGCAACGCGAGCGCTTCCTGTGGGGAGACCCGGGCCAGCTTCGCACGCGATTCGGTCAGCAGGTGCTCGATGCCGAACGGGCCGGCCGTCACGCTGTCCTGTCGTTGGGTCGGGATCGCGGTCATCCGAGCTCCTTCGGGTATGGCGCGGGCGT
This genomic interval carries:
- a CDS encoding rhodanese-like domain-containing protein, producing MTAIPTQRQDSVTAGPFGIEHLLTESRAKLARVSPQEALALQQEGGLIIDIRPQSDRLVEGEIPGALTVERIVLEWRLDPAGGHRLDGLHPDRPVVLVCNEGYASSLAAAQAKTLGLSKATDLAGGFRAWKAAGLPVTTDA